A DNA window from Buttiauxella agrestis contains the following coding sequences:
- the narI gene encoding respiratory nitrate reductase subunit gamma — protein sequence MHFLNVFFYDMYPYICGTVFLLGSWLRYDYGQYTWKAGSSQMLDRKGMNLASNLFHIGILGIFAGHFLGMLTPHWMYESFLPIDVKQKMAMIAGGACGVMTLVGGLLLLKRRLFNPRVRATSSVADILILSLLMIQCALGLLTIPFSAQHMDGSEMMKLVGWAQAVVTFHGGASEHLDGVAFIFRVHLVLGMTLFLLFPFTRLVHVWSAPVEYLTRKYQVVRARR from the coding sequence ATGCATTTTCTCAATGTGTTCTTCTATGACATGTATCCGTACATTTGCGGTACGGTTTTCCTGCTGGGCAGTTGGCTGCGCTATGACTACGGGCAGTACACGTGGAAAGCCGGTTCCAGTCAGATGCTGGATCGCAAAGGCATGAATCTGGCTTCTAACTTGTTCCATATCGGAATTCTGGGGATTTTCGCCGGACACTTCCTAGGCATGTTAACGCCACACTGGATGTACGAGTCATTCCTGCCAATCGATGTGAAGCAGAAGATGGCGATGATTGCCGGTGGCGCATGTGGTGTGATGACGCTGGTGGGCGGTTTGCTGCTGCTCAAGCGTCGTCTGTTTAATCCACGTGTGCGGGCGACATCAAGCGTGGCGGATATTTTGATTCTGAGCTTGCTGATGATTCAATGCGCACTCGGCCTGCTGACTATTCCTTTCTCTGCCCAGCATATGGACGGCAGCGAGATGATGAAGCTGGTGGGATGGGCGCAGGCGGTGGTGACGTTCCACGGCGGCGCATCTGAGCATCTGGATGGCGTGGCGTTTATCTTCCGTGTGCATCTGGTGTTGGGGATGACGCTGTTCCTGCTGTTCCCATTCACCCGTCTGGTGCATGTCTGGAGCGCGCCGGTGGAGTATTTGACGCGTAAGTATCAGGTCGTTCGCGCTCGTCGTTGA
- the rssA gene encoding patatin-like phospholipase RssA, with product MRQVKIGLALGSGAAKGWAHIGVINALKRAGIQVDIVAGCSVGALVGAAYASNRLPMMERWVRSFGYWDVLRLMDLSWRRGGLLRGERVFNNVRKIITEEKIEDCALRFGSVATNLSTGRELWFTDGDLHQAVRASCSMPGLLSPVGYNGYWLVDGAVVNPVPVSLTRALGADIVIAVDLQHDAHLMQQDLLSVNMTTPLAENQVQPDSWRGRLREQLGKITTRRANTTPTAMEIMTTSIQVLENRLKRNRMAGDPPDILLQPFCPQISTLDFHRAAEAISAGSLAVEKKMDELLPLVRTHE from the coding sequence ATGAGACAGGTAAAGATCGGCCTGGCATTAGGGTCGGGAGCAGCAAAAGGATGGGCGCATATTGGTGTCATTAATGCGTTAAAACGAGCTGGAATTCAGGTTGATATCGTAGCAGGTTGCTCGGTGGGGGCGCTGGTTGGTGCGGCGTACGCCAGTAATCGTTTACCTATGATGGAACGCTGGGTGCGTTCGTTCGGCTATTGGGACGTACTGCGGCTGATGGATCTTTCCTGGCGCCGGGGCGGTTTGTTACGTGGCGAGCGAGTTTTCAATAACGTCCGTAAAATCATAACTGAAGAAAAAATTGAAGATTGCGCGCTGCGGTTTGGCTCGGTTGCAACCAATTTAAGCACCGGGCGCGAGTTGTGGTTCACCGATGGCGATCTTCATCAGGCCGTACGCGCTTCTTGTAGTATGCCGGGGTTGCTGTCGCCTGTCGGATACAATGGCTACTGGCTGGTGGACGGTGCGGTGGTTAACCCGGTGCCGGTGTCGCTGACCCGTGCGTTAGGCGCTGATATTGTTATTGCTGTCGATCTTCAGCATGACGCCCATCTGATGCAGCAAGATTTACTTTCCGTAAATATGACCACGCCGTTGGCTGAAAACCAGGTGCAACCGGATTCCTGGCGTGGCCGTTTACGCGAGCAACTCGGTAAAATCACCACGCGACGCGCCAATACCACGCCAACGGCCATGGAGATCATGACCACGTCCATTCAGGTGTTGGAAAACCGCTTAAAACGCAACCGTATGGCCGGTGATCCTCCCGATATTTTGCTCCAGCCGTTTTGCCCTCAGATTTCTACCCTGGATTTCCACCGCGCCGCAGAAGCGATCAGTGCGGGGAGTCTGGCCGTCGAGAAAAAGATGGATGAGCTGTTACCTTTGGTTCGTACCCATGAATGA
- the purU gene encoding formyltetrahydrofolate deformylase encodes MQSLQRKVLRTICPDAKGLIAKITNICYKHELNIVQNNEFVDHRTGRFFMRTELEGIFNDTTLLADLDGALPEGSLRELIPAGRRRVVILVTKEAHCLGDLLMKANYGGLDVEIAAVIGNHETLRTLVERFDIPFELVSHEGLTREDHDKQMADAIEAHQPDYVVLAKYMRVLTPEFVSRFPNQIINIHHSFLPAFIGARPYHQAYERGVKIIGATAHYVNDNLDEGPIIMQDVIHVDHTYTAEDMMRAGRDVEKNVLSRALYQVLAQRVFVYGNRTIIL; translated from the coding sequence ATGCAATCATTACAGCGAAAAGTACTCCGCACCATTTGCCCTGACGCAAAGGGCCTGATCGCCAAGATCACCAATATTTGTTACAAGCACGAACTGAATATCGTTCAGAACAATGAGTTTGTTGACCATCGCACCGGGCGCTTCTTTATGCGTACCGAACTCGAAGGCATTTTCAACGACACCACTTTGCTGGCAGATTTGGATGGCGCATTGCCTGAAGGTTCATTGCGTGAACTCATTCCTGCTGGCCGTCGCCGCGTGGTGATTCTTGTCACTAAAGAAGCGCACTGCCTGGGCGATTTATTAATGAAAGCGAATTACGGCGGCCTGGATGTCGAAATCGCCGCCGTTATTGGCAACCACGAAACGCTGCGCACTCTGGTCGAGCGTTTTGATATCCCGTTTGAGCTGGTGAGCCATGAAGGTCTGACGCGCGAAGATCACGATAAACAGATGGCAGACGCGATTGAAGCGCATCAACCTGATTATGTGGTGCTGGCTAAATACATGCGCGTGTTAACTCCGGAATTTGTTTCACGCTTCCCGAACCAGATTATCAATATCCACCACTCATTCCTGCCTGCTTTTATTGGCGCGCGCCCTTATCACCAGGCTTATGAGCGCGGCGTGAAGATCATTGGCGCCACCGCCCACTATGTGAATGACAATCTGGATGAAGGCCCAATCATCATGCAGGATGTGATTCACGTCGATCACACCTACACCGCAGAAGATATGATGCGTGCCGGGCGTGATGTTGAGAAAAATGTTTTGAGCCGTGCTCTGTATCAGGTTCTGGCGCAACGCGTGTTTGTTTATGGTAATCGCACGATTATTCTGTAG
- the galU gene encoding UTP--glucose-1-phosphate uridylyltransferase GalU, with protein sequence MAAINSKVRKAVIPVAGLGTRMLPATKAIPKEMLPLVDKPLIQYVVNECIAAGITEIVLVTHSSKNSIENHFDTSFELEAMLEKRVKRQLLEEVQAICPPHVTIMQVRQGLAKGLGHAVLCAHPVVGDEPVAVILPDVILDEFESDLSQDNLAEMIKRFDATGHSQIMVEPVEDVTAYGVVDCKGVELNEGDSVPMVGIVEKPKANVAPSNLAVVGRYVLTADIWPLLSKTPPGAGDEIQLTDSIAMLMEKQTVEAYHMRGVSHDCGNKLGYMQAFVEYGIRHNTLGADFKAWLEETVGAKK encoded by the coding sequence ATGGCTGCCATTAATTCTAAAGTAAGAAAAGCAGTAATCCCTGTTGCGGGATTGGGTACACGCATGTTACCGGCCACCAAGGCAATTCCAAAAGAGATGCTGCCGCTGGTTGATAAGCCACTTATTCAATATGTGGTCAATGAATGTATCGCCGCGGGTATTACTGAAATTGTGCTGGTAACGCACTCGTCGAAAAACTCCATCGAAAACCATTTCGATACCAGTTTTGAACTGGAAGCCATGCTGGAAAAACGCGTTAAGCGCCAGTTGCTGGAAGAAGTTCAGGCTATTTGCCCACCGCATGTAACTATCATGCAGGTTCGTCAAGGTCTGGCGAAAGGCCTCGGCCACGCCGTACTGTGCGCGCATCCGGTTGTCGGTGATGAGCCGGTAGCAGTTATTCTGCCTGACGTAATCCTTGATGAATTCGAGTCTGATTTGTCTCAAGACAACCTGGCAGAAATGATCAAACGTTTTGATGCGACAGGCCACAGCCAGATTATGGTTGAACCGGTAGAAGACGTGACGGCTTACGGTGTTGTTGACTGTAAAGGCGTTGAATTAAATGAAGGTGATAGCGTGCCGATGGTTGGTATCGTTGAGAAGCCTAAAGCAAACGTCGCACCATCCAACCTGGCTGTTGTGGGTCGTTACGTGCTGACCGCCGATATCTGGCCGCTGTTGTCCAAAACGCCTCCAGGTGCGGGCGATGAAATTCAGCTGACTGACTCCATCGCGATGCTGATGGAAAAACAGACCGTTGAAGCGTATCACATGAGAGGCGTGAGCCATGACTGTGGTAACAAACTTGGCTATATGCAGGCGTTTGTGGAATACGGTATTCGTCACAACACTCTGGGTGCTGATTTCAAAGCATGGCTTGAAGAGACGGTTGGCGCGAAAAAGTAA
- a CDS encoding YchJ family protein encodes MSQLCPCGSGLEYSLCCQPYLRAERHAPTPSQLMRSRYSAYVMQDADYLVATWYPQTRSPSLKTDISGSFATTQWLGLTVYESADGDEANEGFVSFVARFEEQGEESAIIERSRFLKENGQWYYVDGTRPQFGRNDPCPCGSGKKYKKCCGR; translated from the coding sequence GTGTCGCAACTTTGCCCTTGTGGTAGCGGTCTGGAGTATAGCTTATGTTGCCAGCCTTACCTACGCGCGGAGCGCCATGCGCCAACACCATCACAGCTTATGCGCTCACGTTATAGCGCCTATGTGATGCAAGACGCAGATTACCTTGTCGCAACCTGGTATCCCCAGACTCGTAGCCCTTCGCTGAAGACCGATATTTCCGGTAGTTTTGCGACGACGCAATGGCTAGGTTTAACCGTTTATGAATCGGCAGATGGCGATGAAGCAAACGAAGGTTTCGTCAGTTTCGTCGCACGCTTTGAAGAGCAAGGCGAGGAAAGTGCGATCATTGAACGTTCTCGTTTCTTAAAGGAAAACGGTCAATGGTACTATGTCGACGGAACCCGCCCGCAATTTGGTCGTAATGACCCCTGCCCTTGCGGTTCCGGCAAAAAATATAAAAAGTGTTGTGGGCGTTAA
- the hns gene encoding histone-like nucleoid-structuring protein H-NS: MSEALKILNNIRTLRAQARECTLETLEEMLEKLEVVVNERREEDNAAAAEIEERTRKLQQYREMLIADGIDPNELLNSMAAVKSAGKAKRAARPAKYQYIDENGESKTWTGQGRTPAVIKKAMEEQGKKLEDFLIA, encoded by the coding sequence ATGAGCGAAGCACTTAAAATTCTGAACAACATCCGTACTCTTCGTGCACAAGCTAGAGAATGTACTCTGGAAACGCTGGAAGAAATGCTGGAAAAATTAGAAGTTGTTGTTAACGAACGTCGCGAAGAAGATAATGCTGCTGCAGCAGAAATTGAAGAACGCACTCGTAAACTGCAACAATACCGTGAAATGCTGATTGCTGATGGCATTGATCCTAACGAATTACTGAATAGCATGGCTGCTGTTAAATCTGCAGGCAAAGCAAAACGCGCTGCGCGCCCAGCTAAATATCAGTACATCGACGAAAACGGCGAAAGCAAAACCTGGACTGGCCAGGGCCGTACTCCAGCAGTAATCAAAAAAGCAATGGAAGAACAAGGCAAAAAACTGGAAGACTTCCTGATTGCCTAA
- the narJ gene encoding nitrate reductase molybdenum cofactor assembly chaperone, producing MIELLVISRLLEYPDAALWQHQQELREALAEGSALNLQQAAQLNGFITSLCSRDLLDAQASYSELFDRGRATSLLLFEHVHGESRDRGQAMVNLMNQYQQAGMEIDSRELPDHLPLYLEYLSQRNEAEARGGLQDVAPILALLAARLKQRESDYAALFDVLLGLSQSDVVVESVSQQIAGEARDDTPQALDAVWEEEQVKFVADAGCGESEISSHQRRFAGAVAPQYLNIGGQ from the coding sequence ATGATTGAACTTCTGGTGATTTCCCGCTTGCTGGAGTATCCGGATGCTGCCCTGTGGCAGCATCAACAGGAACTCCGCGAGGCATTGGCTGAAGGGAGTGCGTTAAATCTGCAACAAGCGGCCCAGCTCAACGGTTTCATTACCTCATTGTGCAGCCGTGATTTGCTGGATGCGCAGGCAAGTTACAGCGAACTGTTTGACCGTGGCCGCGCGACATCACTATTGCTGTTTGAACACGTTCACGGTGAATCCCGTGATCGCGGGCAGGCGATGGTGAACCTGATGAATCAGTATCAGCAGGCGGGTATGGAGATCGACAGCCGCGAGCTACCGGACCATCTTCCGTTATACCTGGAATACTTATCACAACGCAACGAAGCCGAAGCGCGTGGCGGTTTGCAGGATGTGGCACCGATTCTGGCACTGCTGGCAGCGCGCCTGAAACAGCGCGAAAGTGATTACGCCGCTCTGTTTGATGTGCTGCTGGGGTTATCGCAAAGCGATGTGGTCGTTGAAAGTGTGAGCCAACAAATTGCCGGTGAAGCACGTGATGATACTCCGCAAGCGCTGGATGCCGTTTGGGAAGAAGAGCAGGTGAAATTTGTTGCAGACGCAGGGTGTGGCGAGTCTGAAATTAGCAGCCATCAGCGTCGTTTTGCCGGGGCTGTCGCTCCGCAGTATCTGAATATCGGAGGACAGTAA
- a CDS encoding UDP-glucose dehydrogenase family protein, giving the protein MKVTVFGIGYVGLVQAAVLAEVGHDVMCIDVDAKKVENLKNGVIPIFEPGLTPLVKKNYEEGRLHFSTDAEMGVQHGEMQFIAVGTPPDEDGSADLKYVTAVARTIAQYMTSHKVVLDKSTVPVGTADKVRAVMEETLKARGVDVSFDVVSNPEFLKEGAAVSDCMRPERIVIGTDNEDIVDLLRELYEPFNRNHDRMILMDIRSAELTKYAANCMLATKISFMNEISNLAERLGADIEKVRMGIGSDSRIGYSFIYPGCGYGGSCFPKDVQALIRTAQQIGYTPRILQAVEEVNQDQKLKLPEFIYRHFGENLEGKTFALWGLSFKPNTDDMREASSRVLMEALWERGAQVQAYDPEAMDETQRIYGHRSDLKLMGTKEAALQGADALVICTEWQSFKAPDFDAIKKSLKQPIIFDGRNLYDPERLSKRGFVYYAIGRGASLNIA; this is encoded by the coding sequence ATGAAAGTTACTGTATTTGGTATCGGCTATGTAGGACTCGTGCAGGCAGCAGTGCTTGCGGAAGTCGGGCACGATGTAATGTGCATAGATGTCGATGCAAAGAAAGTCGAAAATCTGAAAAACGGCGTGATCCCTATTTTTGAACCGGGCTTAACGCCGCTGGTGAAAAAAAACTATGAAGAAGGGCGTTTACACTTCAGCACTGATGCTGAAATGGGCGTTCAGCATGGTGAAATGCAATTTATCGCCGTGGGTACACCGCCTGATGAAGACGGTTCTGCCGACCTGAAATACGTTACAGCCGTCGCGCGTACCATCGCCCAGTACATGACTTCCCATAAAGTTGTGCTCGATAAATCTACGGTTCCGGTTGGCACCGCAGATAAAGTACGCGCCGTAATGGAAGAAACCCTGAAAGCGCGTGGCGTGGATGTTTCCTTTGATGTGGTCTCTAACCCGGAATTCCTGAAAGAAGGTGCGGCGGTTTCCGACTGTATGCGTCCTGAGCGTATCGTTATCGGCACCGATAACGAAGACATCGTTGATCTTCTGCGTGAGTTGTACGAGCCATTCAACCGTAACCACGACCGCATGATCCTGATGGATATCCGTAGCGCGGAGCTGACCAAGTACGCAGCCAACTGTATGTTGGCGACCAAAATCAGCTTTATGAACGAGATTTCGAACCTGGCAGAACGCCTGGGTGCGGATATCGAAAAAGTGCGCATGGGTATCGGCTCAGATTCGCGTATTGGCTATAGCTTTATTTATCCAGGCTGTGGTTATGGCGGTTCCTGTTTCCCTAAAGATGTTCAGGCTCTGATTCGCACTGCCCAGCAGATTGGCTATACGCCACGGATTCTGCAGGCGGTTGAAGAGGTAAACCAGGACCAGAAGTTAAAACTCCCTGAGTTTATTTATCGTCACTTTGGTGAAAATCTGGAAGGCAAAACCTTCGCGCTGTGGGGGCTTTCTTTCAAACCTAATACTGACGATATGCGTGAAGCCTCAAGCCGCGTCCTGATGGAAGCGCTGTGGGAACGCGGTGCTCAGGTGCAGGCGTATGACCCGGAAGCAATGGATGAAACCCAGCGCATTTATGGACATCGCTCAGATCTGAAACTGATGGGAACGAAAGAAGCTGCATTGCAGGGCGCGGATGCTCTGGTCATTTGTACTGAATGGCAGAGTTTCAAAGCACCTGATTTCGATGCAATTAAGAAGTCCCTGAAACAACCTATTATCTTCGATGGCCGTAACTTGTATGATCCTGAAAGGCTCAGTAAGCGCGGTTTTGTTTATTATGCAATCGGTCGCGGAGCGTCCCTCAATATTGCGTAA
- the narH gene encoding nitrate reductase subunit beta, whose protein sequence is MKIRSQVGMVLNLDKCIGCHTCSVTCKNVWTSREGMEYAWFNNVETKPGIGYPNDWENQEKWKGGWIRKINGKLQPRMGNRAMLLGKIFANPHLPGIDDYYEPFDYDYQHLHNAPEGKHQPIARPRSLITGQRMNKIEAGPNWEEILGGEFEKRAKDQNFVNMQKAMYGQFENTFMAYLPRLCEHCLNPACVATCPSGAIYKREEDGIVLIDQDKCRGWRMCITGCPYKKIYFNWKSGKSEKCIFCYPRIEAGQPTVCSETCVGRIRYLGVLLYDADAIESAASTENEKDLYERQLSIFLNPNDPAVIEQALKDGVPQSVIDAAQQSPVYKMAMDWKLALPLHPEYRTLPMVWYVPPLSPIQSAADAGELPHTGILPDVESLRIPVEYLANLLTAGDTTPVLRALKRMMAMRHYKRAETVEGVHDVSALEEVGLTEAQAQEMYRYLAIANYEDRFVIPSSHRELAADAFPESKGCGFSFGDGCHGSDSKFNLFNSKRIDAIDVSSKTEPKP, encoded by the coding sequence ATGAAAATTCGTTCACAAGTCGGCATGGTGCTGAATCTTGATAAATGCATCGGCTGTCACACCTGTTCTGTGACCTGTAAAAACGTCTGGACCAGCCGCGAAGGGATGGAGTACGCGTGGTTCAATAACGTCGAAACCAAACCGGGGATTGGCTACCCGAACGACTGGGAAAACCAGGAGAAATGGAAGGGCGGTTGGATTCGTAAAATCAACGGCAAACTGCAACCGCGCATGGGCAACCGCGCCATGTTGCTGGGTAAAATCTTCGCTAACCCGCATCTGCCGGGCATCGACGATTATTACGAGCCGTTTGATTATGACTATCAGCATCTTCATAACGCGCCGGAAGGTAAGCACCAGCCGATTGCACGCCCACGCTCGCTGATTACCGGCCAGCGCATGAACAAAATCGAAGCTGGCCCGAACTGGGAAGAGATCCTCGGTGGTGAATTTGAAAAACGCGCCAAAGATCAGAACTTCGTCAATATGCAGAAGGCGATGTACGGCCAGTTTGAAAACACCTTTATGGCGTATCTGCCGCGCTTGTGCGAACACTGCCTGAACCCGGCATGTGTGGCGACTTGCCCGAGCGGTGCCATCTATAAACGTGAAGAAGACGGCATTGTGCTGATTGACCAGGACAAATGTCGCGGCTGGCGGATGTGCATTACCGGTTGCCCGTACAAAAAAATCTACTTCAACTGGAAGAGCGGCAAATCAGAGAAGTGCATTTTCTGTTATCCGCGTATCGAAGCAGGCCAGCCAACAGTCTGTTCCGAGACTTGCGTAGGTCGTATTCGTTACCTCGGCGTGTTGTTGTACGACGCGGATGCGATTGAATCCGCAGCCAGCACCGAGAACGAAAAAGATCTGTACGAGCGTCAGTTGAGCATTTTCCTCAACCCGAATGACCCGGCGGTGATTGAACAAGCGCTGAAAGATGGCGTGCCGCAGAGCGTAATCGACGCAGCACAGCAGTCGCCAGTTTATAAAATGGCGATGGACTGGAAACTGGCGCTGCCGTTGCACCCGGAATATCGCACGCTGCCGATGGTGTGGTATGTGCCGCCGTTGTCGCCAATTCAGTCTGCGGCTGACGCAGGTGAGCTTCCGCATACCGGGATCCTGCCTGACGTTGAAAGCCTGCGTATTCCGGTGGAATACCTGGCCAATCTGTTGACGGCGGGTGACACCACGCCGGTTCTGCGCGCCCTGAAACGCATGATGGCAATGCGCCATTACAAACGTGCTGAAACGGTGGAAGGTGTTCACGACGTTAGCGCGCTGGAAGAAGTGGGTTTGACTGAAGCACAGGCGCAGGAAATGTATCGCTATCTGGCCATTGCGAATTACGAAGATCGCTTCGTGATCCCAAGCAGCCACCGTGAACTGGCCGCAGATGCATTCCCTGAAAGCAAAGGTTGTGGTTTCAGCTTTGGTGATGGTTGCCATGGCTCAGACAGCAAATTCAACCTGTTCAACAGTAAACGCATTGACGCGATTGATGTGTCCAGCAAAACGGAGCCAAAACCATGA
- the rssB gene encoding two-component system response regulator RssB: protein MTQPLVGKQILIVEDEPVFRSLLENYLSSLGAIIAVATDGIDALEKISTFAPDLLICDLAMPRMNGLKLVEHLRNEGVQTPILVISATENMSDIAKALRFGVQDVLLKPIKDLNRLRETVFACLYPNMFNSRVEEEERLFQDWDALVSDPQAASKLLQELQPPVQQVMSHCRVNYRQLITLNQPGLVLDIAPLSENDLAFYCLDVTRAGDNGVLAALLLRALFNGLLQEQLSHQHQRLPELGNLLKQVNQLLRQANLTGQFPLMVGYYHSELKNLILVSAGLNATLNTGEHQIQVSNGVPLGTLGNTYLNQISQRCESWQCQVWGSGGRLRLMLSAE, encoded by the coding sequence ATGACACAGCCACTCGTTGGAAAACAGATTCTCATTGTTGAGGACGAGCCCGTTTTCCGCTCTTTGCTGGAGAATTATCTTTCTTCTTTAGGGGCAATCATTGCCGTTGCCACAGATGGTATCGACGCTCTGGAAAAAATATCCACTTTTGCACCCGATTTGTTGATTTGTGATTTGGCGATGCCGCGCATGAATGGGCTGAAGTTAGTCGAGCATCTGCGTAATGAAGGGGTGCAAACGCCAATATTAGTCATTTCCGCGACTGAAAATATGTCAGATATCGCCAAAGCGCTGCGTTTTGGCGTACAGGATGTTCTGCTTAAACCTATTAAAGATCTTAACCGCTTGCGTGAAACCGTTTTTGCTTGCCTCTATCCCAATATGTTTAATTCGCGGGTTGAAGAAGAAGAACGTTTGTTCCAGGACTGGGACGCGCTGGTCAGCGACCCGCAGGCGGCGTCTAAATTACTGCAAGAACTGCAACCCCCGGTGCAACAGGTGATGTCGCATTGTCGCGTCAATTACCGTCAACTGATTACCCTCAATCAACCTGGGCTGGTTCTGGATATCGCTCCGCTTTCAGAAAACGACCTGGCATTTTATTGCCTCGATGTGACTCGAGCTGGGGATAACGGCGTGTTAGCTGCACTGCTATTACGGGCATTATTTAATGGCTTATTGCAGGAACAGCTTTCCCACCAGCATCAGCGGTTACCAGAATTAGGGAATTTGCTAAAACAAGTTAACCAGTTATTACGACAAGCTAATTTGACCGGACAGTTTCCCCTCATGGTTGGCTATTACCATAGTGAGCTTAAAAACCTCATTTTGGTCTCCGCTGGACTTAATGCGACGTTAAATACCGGCGAACATCAAATTCAGGTCAGTAATGGTGTGCCTCTGGGCACTCTGGGCAATACTTACCTTAATCAAATTAGCCAGCGCTGCGAATCCTGGCAGTGTCAGGTGTGGGGTTCAGGCGGGCGTTTAAGACTCATGTTGTCTGCGGAATGA
- the tdk gene encoding thymidine kinase: MAQLYFYYSAMNAGKSTALLQSSYNYQERGMRTLVYTAEIDNRFGSGKVSSRIGLSSPAKLYNASTQLFNEIRDEHQRNAVNCVLVDECQFLTRDQVLALSDVVDDLDIPVLCYGLRTDFQGELFGGSQYLLAWSDKLVELKTICFCGRKASMVLRLDHEGRPYNQGEQVVIGGNERYVSVCRKHYKEALQKGSLQGIQGA, encoded by the coding sequence ATGGCACAACTCTACTTTTACTATTCCGCAATGAATGCGGGGAAATCCACTGCATTACTGCAATCTTCATACAACTATCAAGAGCGCGGAATGCGCACGCTGGTGTATACCGCAGAAATTGACAATCGATTTGGCTCTGGAAAGGTGAGTTCGCGTATTGGATTGTCGTCGCCTGCAAAGCTCTACAATGCTTCAACTCAATTATTCAATGAAATACGCGATGAGCATCAGCGTAATGCCGTCAATTGTGTCCTGGTGGACGAATGTCAGTTCCTGACGCGAGATCAAGTATTAGCTTTATCAGATGTCGTAGATGATCTTGATATTCCCGTGCTGTGTTATGGATTACGCACTGATTTCCAGGGTGAGCTTTTTGGCGGGAGCCAATATTTATTGGCATGGTCAGATAAGCTGGTGGAATTAAAAACCATTTGTTTCTGTGGTCGTAAGGCGAGCATGGTATTGCGACTTGATCACGAAGGTCGACCGTATAACCAGGGCGAGCAGGTGGTTATCGGTGGTAATGAACGCTATGTATCAGTATGCCGCAAGCATTACAAAGAAGCGCTGCAAAAAGGGTCCCTACAAGGCATTCAGGGCGCTTAA